From the Heliangelus exortis chromosome 14, bHelExo1.hap1, whole genome shotgun sequence genome, one window contains:
- the LOC139802573 gene encoding protein eva-1 homolog C-like isoform X2: MAPTHPPLSALENMSLPPWGRCPCAESVQSSPLPCRQRAGTEASAQPQHFGRAENEPLSCGMPAPAPAASENRTSQQSRASSGCTMAMLVGPAAALVVLCLVVGLEASPELSGYLRKVLRNHTTHTCDGEQLLIVCPHKTTISILGAFYGRRVPSPNLCPSPGNASQESTQCSSTTAHLKLQDECQDQQWCQFSVHSQVFGLDPCPGTHKYLIASYKCRPGNHRVKTVCENNKLKLQCRPKSVLAIYSANYGRFLRGKPECDALNTGAPHIECLAPDALRRVSKKCHRKMNCTVAADQATFGDPCLPGMKKQLRVSYTCVPKQLLEEVGPDTSDPFLLSDYMHGGWYKGPRFSKLREDRMIFTSSLEVFAHLWGIPEKVGLYFLCGVSGGLMLLLCIISPKTTFLQEVGEALKDPELSRTKLRDDQDEDLPDDSSSDSSFRRLTRTYRATDSIFGPELTAAMEGAAEHQGHGGEEIWMPKESSPYAIHKIKSATK, from the exons ATGGCACCCACTCACCCCCCATTGAGTGCCTTGGAAAACatgtccctccctccctgggggaggtgtccctgtgctgAGAGTGTCCAGAGCAGCCCCTTGCCCTGCAGACAAAGAGCAGGCACAGAGGCGTCCGCCCAGCCCCAGCACTTTGGCAGGGCAGAGAATGAGCCATTGTCTTGCGGGAtgccagccccagcaccagctgcttcTGAGAACCGGACCAGCCAACAAAGCAGAGCCAGCAGTGGCTGCACCATGGCCATGCTTGTGggaccagcagcagccctggtcGTCCTGTGCCTGGTTGTGGGGCTGGAGGCCAGCCCGGAGCTCTCCG ggtacctgcgCAAGGTGCTGAGGAACCACACCACTCACACCTGTGATGGTGAGCAGCTCCTCATCGTCTGCCCTCACAAGACCACTATCAGCATCCTCGGTGCCTTCTACGGGCGTCGTGTGCCCAGCCCCaacctctgccccagccctggcaatGCCTCCCAGGAGAGCACCCAGTGTTCCTCCACCACCGCACACCTG aagCTGCAGGATGAGTGCCAGGACCAGCAATGGTGCCAGTTCTCAGTGCACAGCCAGGTCTTTGGGCTGGACCCGTGCCCTGGGACGCACAAGTACCTCATTGCATCCTACAAATGCCGGCCAG GGAACCATCGGGTCAAGACCGTGTGTGAGAACAACAAGCTAAAGCTGCAGTGCCGACCAAAATCTGTCCTGGCCATTTATTCTGCAAATTACGGACGATTCCTGCGGGGCAAACCAGAGTGTGATGCCCTGAACACCGGGGCACCCCATATAG AGTGCTTGGCTCCGGACGCCCTGCGGAGGGTCTCCAAGAAGTGCCACCGCAAGATGAACTGCACCGTGGCTGCTGACCAGGCCACCTTTGGGGATCCGTGCCTCCCCGGCATGAAGAAACAGCTGCGAGTCTCCTACACTTGTG TGcccaagcagctgctggaggaggtgggCCCTGACACCTCAGACCCCTTCCTGCTCTCGGACTACATGCACG GTGGCTGGTACAAAGGGCCCAGGTTCTCCAAGCTCCGGGAAGACCGGATGATTTTTACTAGCTCTCTGGAAGTTTTTGCCCACCTCTGGG GTATCCCAGAGAAAGTTGGCCTCTACTTTCTTTGTGGGGTCTCGGGAGGCCTCATGCTCCTACTGTGCATCATCAGCCCCAAAACAACCTTCCTCCAGGAGGTGGGGGAGGCTCTCAAAGACCCGGAGCTGAGCAGGACCAAGCTGCGGGATGACCAGGACGAGGACCTTCCCGATGACAGCTCCTCGGACTCCTCCTTCCGCCGCCTTACCCGCACCTACCGGGCCACTGACAGCATCTTTGGCCCTGAGCTGACAGCAGCCATGGAGGGAGCAGCGGAGCACCAGGGCCATGGTGGGGAGGAGATCTGGATGCCCAAGGAATCGAGCCCATACGCCATCCACAAGATTAAATCAGCCACTAAATAA
- the LOC139802573 gene encoding protein eva-1 homolog C-like isoform X3 codes for MAPTHPPLSALENMSLPPWGRCPCAESVQSSPLPCRQRAGTEASAQPQHFGRAENEPLSCGMPAPAPAASENRTSQQSRASSGCTMAMLVGPAAALVVLCLVVGLEASPELSGYLRKVLRNHTTHTCDGEQLLIVCPHKTTISILGAFYGRRVPSPNLCPSPGNASQESTQCSSTTAHLKLQDECQDQQWCQFSVHSQVFGLDPCPGTHKYLIASYKCRPGNHRVKTVCENNKLKLQCRPKSVLAIYSANYGRFLRGKPECDALNTGAPHIECLAPDALRRVSKKCHRKMNCTVAADQATFGDPCLPGMKKQLRVSYTCVPKQLLEEVGPDTSDPFLLSDYMHGNGEGEAMTKAVWSCVHAPTGIPEKVGLYFLCGVSGGLMLLLCIISPKTTFLQEVGEALKDPELSRTKLRDDQDEDLPDDSSSDSSFRRLTRTYRATDSIFGPELTAAMEGAAEHQGHGGEEIWMPKESSPYAIHKIKSATK; via the exons ATGGCACCCACTCACCCCCCATTGAGTGCCTTGGAAAACatgtccctccctccctgggggaggtgtccctgtgctgAGAGTGTCCAGAGCAGCCCCTTGCCCTGCAGACAAAGAGCAGGCACAGAGGCGTCCGCCCAGCCCCAGCACTTTGGCAGGGCAGAGAATGAGCCATTGTCTTGCGGGAtgccagccccagcaccagctgcttcTGAGAACCGGACCAGCCAACAAAGCAGAGCCAGCAGTGGCTGCACCATGGCCATGCTTGTGggaccagcagcagccctggtcGTCCTGTGCCTGGTTGTGGGGCTGGAGGCCAGCCCGGAGCTCTCCG ggtacctgcgCAAGGTGCTGAGGAACCACACCACTCACACCTGTGATGGTGAGCAGCTCCTCATCGTCTGCCCTCACAAGACCACTATCAGCATCCTCGGTGCCTTCTACGGGCGTCGTGTGCCCAGCCCCaacctctgccccagccctggcaatGCCTCCCAGGAGAGCACCCAGTGTTCCTCCACCACCGCACACCTG aagCTGCAGGATGAGTGCCAGGACCAGCAATGGTGCCAGTTCTCAGTGCACAGCCAGGTCTTTGGGCTGGACCCGTGCCCTGGGACGCACAAGTACCTCATTGCATCCTACAAATGCCGGCCAG GGAACCATCGGGTCAAGACCGTGTGTGAGAACAACAAGCTAAAGCTGCAGTGCCGACCAAAATCTGTCCTGGCCATTTATTCTGCAAATTACGGACGATTCCTGCGGGGCAAACCAGAGTGTGATGCCCTGAACACCGGGGCACCCCATATAG AGTGCTTGGCTCCGGACGCCCTGCGGAGGGTCTCCAAGAAGTGCCACCGCAAGATGAACTGCACCGTGGCTGCTGACCAGGCCACCTTTGGGGATCCGTGCCTCCCCGGCATGAAGAAACAGCTGCGAGTCTCCTACACTTGTG TGcccaagcagctgctggaggaggtgggCCCTGACACCTCAGACCCCTTCCTGCTCTCGGACTACATGCACGGtaatggggagggggaggctaTGACTAAAGCAGTGTGGAGCTGTGTCCATGCCCCAACAG GTATCCCAGAGAAAGTTGGCCTCTACTTTCTTTGTGGGGTCTCGGGAGGCCTCATGCTCCTACTGTGCATCATCAGCCCCAAAACAACCTTCCTCCAGGAGGTGGGGGAGGCTCTCAAAGACCCGGAGCTGAGCAGGACCAAGCTGCGGGATGACCAGGACGAGGACCTTCCCGATGACAGCTCCTCGGACTCCTCCTTCCGCCGCCTTACCCGCACCTACCGGGCCACTGACAGCATCTTTGGCCCTGAGCTGACAGCAGCCATGGAGGGAGCAGCGGAGCACCAGGGCCATGGTGGGGAGGAGATCTGGATGCCCAAGGAATCGAGCCCATACGCCATCCACAAGATTAAATCAGCCACTAAATAA
- the LOC139802573 gene encoding protein eva-1 homolog C-like isoform X1 produces MAPTHPPLSALENMSLPPWGRCPCAESVQSSPLPCRQRAGTEASAQPQHFGRAENEPLSCGMPAPAPAASENRTSQQSRASSGCTMAMLVGPAAALVVLCLVVGLEASPELSGYLRKVLRNHTTHTCDGEQLLIVCPHKTTISILGAFYGRRVPSPNLCPSPGNASQESTQCSSTTAHLKLQDECQDQQWCQFSVHSQVFGLDPCPGTHKYLIASYKCRPGNHRVKTVCENNKLKLQCRPKSVLAIYSANYGRFLRGKPECDALNTGAPHIECLAPDALRRVSKKCHRKMNCTVAADQATFGDPCLPGMKKQLRVSYTCVPKQLLEEVGPDTSDPFLLSDYMHGGWYKGPRFSKLREDRMIFTSSLEVFAHLWGTCPHQLSCSTQGSGMDLGGWLRSCDSPYSPKVWLRGSQTPPAGTKVRTAGTHAGLRGGSEVEQASRSLCCCSSAHRSSVSVTHWVSFLPALSAGALTASTSAGKHLPYQGKLVWDDSSHRAAYPASHCMFPMGQGAFWDTGGCW; encoded by the exons ATGGCACCCACTCACCCCCCATTGAGTGCCTTGGAAAACatgtccctccctccctgggggaggtgtccctgtgctgAGAGTGTCCAGAGCAGCCCCTTGCCCTGCAGACAAAGAGCAGGCACAGAGGCGTCCGCCCAGCCCCAGCACTTTGGCAGGGCAGAGAATGAGCCATTGTCTTGCGGGAtgccagccccagcaccagctgcttcTGAGAACCGGACCAGCCAACAAAGCAGAGCCAGCAGTGGCTGCACCATGGCCATGCTTGTGggaccagcagcagccctggtcGTCCTGTGCCTGGTTGTGGGGCTGGAGGCCAGCCCGGAGCTCTCCG ggtacctgcgCAAGGTGCTGAGGAACCACACCACTCACACCTGTGATGGTGAGCAGCTCCTCATCGTCTGCCCTCACAAGACCACTATCAGCATCCTCGGTGCCTTCTACGGGCGTCGTGTGCCCAGCCCCaacctctgccccagccctggcaatGCCTCCCAGGAGAGCACCCAGTGTTCCTCCACCACCGCACACCTG aagCTGCAGGATGAGTGCCAGGACCAGCAATGGTGCCAGTTCTCAGTGCACAGCCAGGTCTTTGGGCTGGACCCGTGCCCTGGGACGCACAAGTACCTCATTGCATCCTACAAATGCCGGCCAG GGAACCATCGGGTCAAGACCGTGTGTGAGAACAACAAGCTAAAGCTGCAGTGCCGACCAAAATCTGTCCTGGCCATTTATTCTGCAAATTACGGACGATTCCTGCGGGGCAAACCAGAGTGTGATGCCCTGAACACCGGGGCACCCCATATAG AGTGCTTGGCTCCGGACGCCCTGCGGAGGGTCTCCAAGAAGTGCCACCGCAAGATGAACTGCACCGTGGCTGCTGACCAGGCCACCTTTGGGGATCCGTGCCTCCCCGGCATGAAGAAACAGCTGCGAGTCTCCTACACTTGTG TGcccaagcagctgctggaggaggtgggCCCTGACACCTCAGACCCCTTCCTGCTCTCGGACTACATGCACG GTGGCTGGTACAAAGGGCCCAGGTTCTCCAAGCTCCGGGAAGACCGGATGATTTTTACTAGCTCTCTGGAAGTTTTTGCCCACCTCTGGGGTACGTGCCCTCACCAGCTCTcatgcagcacccaggggagtGGGATGGACTTGGGAGGGTGGCTCAGGTCCTGTGATAGCCCCTATTCACCCAAGGTTTGGCTCAGAGGCAGCCAGACCCCTCCAGCAGGCACAAAAGTGAGGACAGCTGGTACCCATGCTGGTCTGAGGGGGGGATCAGAGGTTGAACAAGCCTCCaggtccctgtgctgctgcagttctGCCCACAGATCTTCAGTCTCTGTTACCCACTGGgtctccttccttcctgccctgtcTGCAGGGGCACTGACAGCCAGCACCTCTGCAGGCAAACACCTCCCTTACCAGGGGAAGTTAGTGTGGGATGATTCCTCCCACCGTGCTGCCTACCCTGCCTCCCACTGCATGTTTCCCATGGGGCAAGGGGCATTTTGGGACACTGGTGGGTGCTGGTGA
- the LOC139802573 gene encoding protein eva-1 homolog C-like isoform X4, with translation MVYPDSAAWAENEPLSCGMPAPAPAASENRTSQQSRASSGCTMAMLVGPAAALVVLCLVVGLEASPELSGYLRKVLRNHTTHTCDGEQLLIVCPHKTTISILGAFYGRRVPSPNLCPSPGNASQESTQCSSTTAHLKLQDECQDQQWCQFSVHSQVFGLDPCPGTHKYLIASYKCRPGNHRVKTVCENNKLKLQCRPKSVLAIYSANYGRFLRGKPECDALNTGAPHIECLAPDALRRVSKKCHRKMNCTVAADQATFGDPCLPGMKKQLRVSYTCVPKQLLEEVGPDTSDPFLLSDYMHGGWYKGPRFSKLREDRMIFTSSLEVFAHLWGTCPHQLSCSTQGSGMDLGGWLRSCDSPYSPKVWLRGSQTPPAGTKVRTAGTHAGLRGGSEVEQASRSLCCCSSAHRSSVSVTHWVSFLPALSAGALTASTSAGKHLPYQGKLVWDDSSHRAAYPASHCMFPMGQGAFWDTGGCW, from the exons ATGGTGTATCCAGATTCTGCTGCATG GGCAGAGAATGAGCCATTGTCTTGCGGGAtgccagccccagcaccagctgcttcTGAGAACCGGACCAGCCAACAAAGCAGAGCCAGCAGTGGCTGCACCATGGCCATGCTTGTGggaccagcagcagccctggtcGTCCTGTGCCTGGTTGTGGGGCTGGAGGCCAGCCCGGAGCTCTCCG ggtacctgcgCAAGGTGCTGAGGAACCACACCACTCACACCTGTGATGGTGAGCAGCTCCTCATCGTCTGCCCTCACAAGACCACTATCAGCATCCTCGGTGCCTTCTACGGGCGTCGTGTGCCCAGCCCCaacctctgccccagccctggcaatGCCTCCCAGGAGAGCACCCAGTGTTCCTCCACCACCGCACACCTG aagCTGCAGGATGAGTGCCAGGACCAGCAATGGTGCCAGTTCTCAGTGCACAGCCAGGTCTTTGGGCTGGACCCGTGCCCTGGGACGCACAAGTACCTCATTGCATCCTACAAATGCCGGCCAG GGAACCATCGGGTCAAGACCGTGTGTGAGAACAACAAGCTAAAGCTGCAGTGCCGACCAAAATCTGTCCTGGCCATTTATTCTGCAAATTACGGACGATTCCTGCGGGGCAAACCAGAGTGTGATGCCCTGAACACCGGGGCACCCCATATAG AGTGCTTGGCTCCGGACGCCCTGCGGAGGGTCTCCAAGAAGTGCCACCGCAAGATGAACTGCACCGTGGCTGCTGACCAGGCCACCTTTGGGGATCCGTGCCTCCCCGGCATGAAGAAACAGCTGCGAGTCTCCTACACTTGTG TGcccaagcagctgctggaggaggtgggCCCTGACACCTCAGACCCCTTCCTGCTCTCGGACTACATGCACG GTGGCTGGTACAAAGGGCCCAGGTTCTCCAAGCTCCGGGAAGACCGGATGATTTTTACTAGCTCTCTGGAAGTTTTTGCCCACCTCTGGGGTACGTGCCCTCACCAGCTCTcatgcagcacccaggggagtGGGATGGACTTGGGAGGGTGGCTCAGGTCCTGTGATAGCCCCTATTCACCCAAGGTTTGGCTCAGAGGCAGCCAGACCCCTCCAGCAGGCACAAAAGTGAGGACAGCTGGTACCCATGCTGGTCTGAGGGGGGGATCAGAGGTTGAACAAGCCTCCaggtccctgtgctgctgcagttctGCCCACAGATCTTCAGTCTCTGTTACCCACTGGgtctccttccttcctgccctgtcTGCAGGGGCACTGACAGCCAGCACCTCTGCAGGCAAACACCTCCCTTACCAGGGGAAGTTAGTGTGGGATGATTCCTCCCACCGTGCTGCCTACCCTGCCTCCCACTGCATGTTTCCCATGGGGCAAGGGGCATTTTGGGACACTGGTGGGTGCTGGTGA
- the LOC139802573 gene encoding protein eva-1 homolog C-like isoform X5, with amino-acid sequence MAPTHPPLSALENMSLPPWGRCPCAESVQSSPLPCRQRAGTEASAQPQHFGRAENEPLSCGMPAPAPAASENRTSQQSRASSGCTMAMLVGPAAALVVLCLVVGLEASPELSGYLRKVLRNHTTHTCDGEQLLIVCPHKTTISILGAFYGRRVPSPNLCPSPGNASQESTQCSSTTAHLKLQDECQDQQWCQFSVHSQVFGLDPCPGTHKYLIASYKCRPGNHRVKTVCENNKLKLQCRPKSVLAIYSANYGRFLRGKPECDALNTGAPHIECLAPDALRRVSKKCHRKMNCTVAADQATFGDPCLPGMKKQLRVSYTCVPKQLLEEVGPDTSDPFLLSDYMHGIPEKVGLYFLCGVSGGLMLLLCIISPKTTFLQEVGEALKDPELSRTKLRDDQDEDLPDDSSSDSSFRRLTRTYRATDSIFGPELTAAMEGAAEHQGHGGEEIWMPKESSPYAIHKIKSATK; translated from the exons ATGGCACCCACTCACCCCCCATTGAGTGCCTTGGAAAACatgtccctccctccctgggggaggtgtccctgtgctgAGAGTGTCCAGAGCAGCCCCTTGCCCTGCAGACAAAGAGCAGGCACAGAGGCGTCCGCCCAGCCCCAGCACTTTGGCAGGGCAGAGAATGAGCCATTGTCTTGCGGGAtgccagccccagcaccagctgcttcTGAGAACCGGACCAGCCAACAAAGCAGAGCCAGCAGTGGCTGCACCATGGCCATGCTTGTGggaccagcagcagccctggtcGTCCTGTGCCTGGTTGTGGGGCTGGAGGCCAGCCCGGAGCTCTCCG ggtacctgcgCAAGGTGCTGAGGAACCACACCACTCACACCTGTGATGGTGAGCAGCTCCTCATCGTCTGCCCTCACAAGACCACTATCAGCATCCTCGGTGCCTTCTACGGGCGTCGTGTGCCCAGCCCCaacctctgccccagccctggcaatGCCTCCCAGGAGAGCACCCAGTGTTCCTCCACCACCGCACACCTG aagCTGCAGGATGAGTGCCAGGACCAGCAATGGTGCCAGTTCTCAGTGCACAGCCAGGTCTTTGGGCTGGACCCGTGCCCTGGGACGCACAAGTACCTCATTGCATCCTACAAATGCCGGCCAG GGAACCATCGGGTCAAGACCGTGTGTGAGAACAACAAGCTAAAGCTGCAGTGCCGACCAAAATCTGTCCTGGCCATTTATTCTGCAAATTACGGACGATTCCTGCGGGGCAAACCAGAGTGTGATGCCCTGAACACCGGGGCACCCCATATAG AGTGCTTGGCTCCGGACGCCCTGCGGAGGGTCTCCAAGAAGTGCCACCGCAAGATGAACTGCACCGTGGCTGCTGACCAGGCCACCTTTGGGGATCCGTGCCTCCCCGGCATGAAGAAACAGCTGCGAGTCTCCTACACTTGTG TGcccaagcagctgctggaggaggtgggCCCTGACACCTCAGACCCCTTCCTGCTCTCGGACTACATGCACG GTATCCCAGAGAAAGTTGGCCTCTACTTTCTTTGTGGGGTCTCGGGAGGCCTCATGCTCCTACTGTGCATCATCAGCCCCAAAACAACCTTCCTCCAGGAGGTGGGGGAGGCTCTCAAAGACCCGGAGCTGAGCAGGACCAAGCTGCGGGATGACCAGGACGAGGACCTTCCCGATGACAGCTCCTCGGACTCCTCCTTCCGCCGCCTTACCCGCACCTACCGGGCCACTGACAGCATCTTTGGCCCTGAGCTGACAGCAGCCATGGAGGGAGCAGCGGAGCACCAGGGCCATGGTGGGGAGGAGATCTGGATGCCCAAGGAATCGAGCCCATACGCCATCCACAAGATTAAATCAGCCACTAAATAA
- the CCNB3 gene encoding G2/mitotic-specific cyclin-B3: protein MPLPRNSKMVSTKQPRAAKVGPSAENASPEKEESCQAKRSPSSPQGGPKKRSAFGDITNAHKNQVLAQKKEAVKVAPHKAQRAHAALAVAKNNEINLKKSMKKTSPKEAPAEPKQDPVPEDPVPVQLPAVEDIDKGQLGDPYANAEYAKEIFEYMRGREEKFILPNYMENQTDISGDMRAILVDWMVDVQENFELNHETLYLAVKLVDHYLVEVVSTRDKLQLIGSTAILIASKFEERCPPCVDDFLYICDDAYKREELIAMEISILNTLKFDINIPIPYQFLRRFAKCARATMETLTLARFLCEMTLQEYDYARESPSKLAASCLLLALIMKNLGGWTPTLEYYSGYSSQDLHPLVKRLNFLLTYQPHDKLKAVRTKYSNRVFFEVAKVTPMDMLKLEEILKSC, encoded by the exons ATGCCATTGCCACGCAATTCCAAGATGGTGAGCACCAAGCAGCCCCGAGCAGCCAAGGTGGGCCCTTCAGCAGAGAATGCCAGCCCTGAGAAG GAGGAGAGCTGTCAGGCCAAGAGGTCTCCATCCTCACCCCAAGGTGGGCCCAAGAAGAGGTCGGCGTTTGGGGACATCACCAAT GCTCACAAGAACCAAGTGTTGGCACAGAAAAAGGAGGCTGTGAAAGTGGCACCACACAAGGCACAGAGGGCCCATGCTGCCCTGGCAGTGGCCAAGAACAATGAGATCAACCTGAAAAA GTCAATGAAGAAAACTTCTCCGAAAGAGGCTCCTGCAGAGCCCAAGCAGGATCCTGTGCCAGAGGACCCAGTGCCTGTGCAG CTCCCTGCAGTGGAGGACATCGACAAGGGACAGCTGGGTGACCCCTATGCCAATGCAGAGTACGCCAAGGAGATCTTTGAGTACATGAGGGGGAGAGAG gAGAAATTCATCCTCCCCAACTACATGGAGAACCAGACAGACATCAGTGGGGACATGCGTGCCATCCTGGTGGACTGGATGGTGGATGTGCAG GAGAACTTTGAGCTGAACCATGAGACGCTGTACCTGGCTGTGAAGCTGGTGGACCACTACCTGGTGGAGGTGGTGAGCACGAGAGACAAGCTGCAGCTCATCGGCTCCACTGCCATCCTCATCGCCTCCAAATTTGAG gagcGCTGCCCACCCTGTGTGGATGATTTCCTCTACATCTGTGATGATGCCTACAAGCGGGAAGAGCTCATTGCTATGGAGATCAGCATCCTCAACACCCTCAAGTTCGACATCAACATCCCCATCCCATACCAGTTCCTGCGACGCTTTGCCAAG tgTGCCCGTGCCACCATGGAGACTCTGACACTGGCCCGCTTCCTCTGCGAGATGACCCTGCAGGAGTATGACTATGCCCGGGAGAGCCCCTCTAAGCTGGCTGCCAGCTGTCTGCTGCTGGCTCTCATCATGAAGAACCTTGGTGGCTGG ACCCCCACGCTGGAGTACTACAGTGGGTACAGCTCCCAGGACCTGCATCCCCTGGTGAAGAGGCTGAATTTCCTGCTCACATACCAGCCCCATGACAAACTGAAGGCCGTGCGCACCAAGTACTCAAACCG GGTCTTCTTTGAGGTTGCTAAAGTCACCCCCATGGACATGCTCAAGCTGGAGGAGATACTGAAGAGCTGCTAG